The segment GGAGGGGGTGGGGGCAAGGGCCAGACAGTTAGGGGACAGCAGAGCCTCTTGTGGTATGTAGAAGTATTGCATTATTCTTATGTGCTTTCTAATTCATTATAGAAGATCCTAGCTAGTTGCTActatacaatacaactttattttcCATACATTACAGCTAACAACAGAAATGTGTCTACTGCTCAATTCTCAACCCTCCCAGACAGCACACACTCTTTACAGGTGTAGGGAGTTAACCCAGTCTTTACAGGTGTAGGGAGTTAACCCACTCTTTATAGGTGTAGGGAGTTAACCCACTCTTTACAGGTGTAGGGAGTTAACCCACTCTTTACAGGTGTAGGGAGTTAACCCACTCTTTACTGGTGTAGGGAGTTAACCCACTCTTTACAGATGCAGGGAGTTAACCCACTCTTTACAGATGTAGGGAGTTAACCCACTCTTTACAGGTGTAGGGAGTTAACCCACTCTTTACAGATGTAGGGAGTTAACCCACTCTTTACAGATGTAGGGAGTTAACCCACTCTTTACAGGTGTAGGGAGTTAACCCACTCTTTACTGGTGTAGGGAGTTAACCCACTCTTTACTGGTGTAGGGAGTTAACCCACTCTTTACAGGTGTAGGGAGTTAACCCACTCTTTACTGGTGTAGGGAGTTAACCCACTCTTTACAGGTGTAGGGAGTTAACCCACTCTTTACAGGTGTAGGGAGTTAACCCACTCTTTACAGGTGTAGGGAGTTAACCCACTCTTTACAGATGTAGGGAGTTAACCCACTCTTTACAGGTGTAGGGAGTTAACCCACTCTTTACAGGTGTAGGGAGTTAACCCACTCTTTACAGGTGTAGGGAGTTAACCCACTCTTTACAGGTGTAGGGAGTTAACCCACTCTTTACCGGTGTAGGGAGTTAACCCACTCTTTACAGGTGTAGGGAGTTAACCCACTCTTTACAGGTGTAGGGAGTTAACCCACTCTTTACAGGTGTAGGGAGTTAACCCACTCTTTACAGGTGTAGGGAGTTAACCCACTCTTTACAGGTGTAGGGAGTTAACCCACTCTTTACAGGTGTAGGGAGTTAACCCACTCTTTACAGATGTAGGGAGTTAACCCACTCTTTACAGGTGTAGGGAGTTAACCCACTCTTTACAGGTGTAGGGAGTTAACCCACTCTTTACAGGTGTAGGGAGTTAACCCACTCTTTACAGGTGTAGGGAGTTAACCCACTCTTTACCGGTGTAGGGAGTTAACCCACTCTTTACAGATGTAGGGAGTTAACCCACTCTTTACAGGTGTAGGGAGTTAACCCACTCTTTACAGATGTAGGGAGTTAACCCACTCTTTACAGGTGTAGGGAGTTAACCCACTCTTTACAGGTGTAGGGAGTTAACCCACTCTTTACAGGTGTAGGGAGTTAACCCACTCTTTACCGGTGTAGGGAGTTAACCCACTCTTTACAGATGTAGGGAGTTAACCCACTCTTTACAGGtgtctctcacctgtccatcatGTATGACCATGGCCAGTCCATCTCTGTCTGCATCACTGAAAAGAAACACTATGGCTCCCCCAGGCACCGTCAGCTGCCCAGGGGCTTGGGACATGTAGGGGTTACGCAGACGCATGTAGCGAGAATCCCTATGGGGAGGCAAAGACAGCATTCGAAGTGAAGGGTTAAGATGCACACTACCATGATTATCTCACTTGTGTTGCAGCGAGTTATTAAGAACCCCAAtcaacattgtagaaaaataaaCACATAATTTGACTCATATACATTTATTATCAACGTTTCGGTCAGAGACCTTTGTCTTAAAAATATGTTACTCATACCACCATATTAACCATGGATATCTTTTTTTAGATTCAAATATCAGTTCTGAGCTTATTTTCTTCTGGTGTCCGTGACCATGAGAGAATAATTACAGGATTTTTTCTGCTCCAACAACATTCATGTTTTGGAACATAATTGAAAGTCAATGTGAATAATGTTACTTACTTCACTCTATCCACCTTGGGCTCGTAGTATCCCGGTTTCTGTTCGGAAGACAGAGTTACAGTCAGAGTGAGAGGCAGAGGGCataggatgtgtcccaaaatgtcaaaatggcataaggactctggtcaaaaccagtgcactatacagggaatagggggttATTTGAGACACATTCAACGTGTACTTCCGATGCTATGTTAACAGTGGTCTTACATTGGTCCTGAGAGGTTCAAATCCACCAAAGTCATCATTGGGAATCATTGAGGAAATTACCTGAAAGCACAGGAAGAGGCCTGATtcgattgacacacacacacggacacacaggcaagcacacacacagatatgtcaCTATACATatgtccctattccctacatagtgcattacttttgaccagatcccatagggccctgatcaaaagtagtacactatataaggaataaggtgccatttgggatgtactcTGTTACTGTGCCTGTGTACATCAGTGTGGTGTGGTTTTACTTTACCATTGGTTTGCCCAGgaagtctctctgtcccagctgtTCTACGTCCTGTTTCCTGGGCCGGAACACCTCTCCCTCTGGCACCAGGAGGACGGGCAGCACCTCTCCCTTCTGGGggtggagacacacacagagaaagagagagaaaaagagagaaaaagagagaaagagagagaaagagagaaagaaagagagagtaatTCAGGACCGAGAGAAATGCAGCCACACTGGACAGAACACACCACACCCTGCCAATGTCAAAGTATTATGTGACGTTAGAGACAGGAGTTTTTCCATACCATGTGCCTTGATcagtgaatttaaaaaaaactcatGCCCTATGTAGGGAGAATTCAATGTTTGTTATTCTAGAGAATATTGTTTTTCCGGTAGTGTACTTACAGAGATACTGTGTAAAGCCACTTCCAGTCCTCgcccccctcctcctttctcctggGAGGCTGAGAGCAGGATGTCTCTGGCTTTGTCCAACTGGTTCAACCTGGAGTGGACAGCTGCTGCGTTATACAAGACCTGGACAACCACAGAGAAACATAGCGTCTGTCTcaaatggtactctattccctatgtagtgcattgcTTTGGACCAGAGCGCTAGAGGACAGTCTACTAATAACGCTCTccatatcaaatgtatttataaaaaccctttttacatcagcaggtGCAGCAAAGTGCTTATACACAAAAAGAAactgcctaaaaccccaaacagcaagcaatacagatgTAGAAGGTTGGaggctagaaaaaactccctagaaaggctggaacctaggaagaaacctagagaggaaccaggctctgagtcCTCTTCtgcctgtgccgggtggagattgtaAGAGTACATGGTCATTAAGCCCAGATATGATCACACAGAAAAGTAATACTCAACAACTGCCCATGACAGAGCATCACTTAATGATGCTGCATTGAACACATTGGGGTTTTCATCTCTGAAAAGACAATAAAATAAGTCACTGAACTTGAATTTATAAACAGTCTCACAAATGTGATTAATAAAACAAGCAACAACCATATTTGTTCTAGCTGATATATTATTTCCTGAATCTAATCCCTATAGTCAtgtccagagagacagacacatattGGTTAGCCCAGTTTGAGACAAACACAGCCACAGCTGTACATGCCCTGggataaaaatatgaaatatgtCTCATCTTCACTATGAAGTAAATCTCCTAAACTTGTTTCCCTTCATTCAATGAGGCTTTGTCATACTGTAGGTCCCTACCAGGTGGGTTATCTGGCTTTTGGACCGCACGTTGGAAGTGTTGACATAATGGAACTGGGGATATTCTCAGTTGTTAATTTGTcaaatgcatcccaaatggccccctattccctatatagtgcacttattttgaccagagacctattaTACCAGGTCCCATAGCCAAAATTAGTGCCCAttaaagagaatagggtgccatttgggattcatccttaaagatgcactccagtctccttttcaacTCACGAATCACCTGATTTACCTAACAAAAGGCTCATCTCAGTAGGTGGTCCAGTTATTTCATGACATATCATGCTCCTCTATGTTTCCCGCAAGCATGGCGGGAGGCCGATGACATCATACCAACTCCTTGAAGATTGCAGTTGTGtctaaaaacactattttgctcaaaattACTTGTTTTACCCTTAAGTGTCTGAacattactgtatttatacttgggatattttttaggaaaagttttttttaaatagctggACTACATCTTTAACTCAGATATCTTTCACCATTTGGAGCAACGGGCTATATACATTTGGACTGTCACATATATTTTGAATCTTGTTTCATTGTACTGTACTCCACTTCTGGTACATGGTGTACACCTGTAAGGTACAAGTACATGTATAACACCTGCAAGGTACAAGTATATttcacacctttatttaaccaggtaggcaagttgagaacaagttctcatttacaagataagggaggtaaaggcaaaaaaaaggccatggtggcgaagtaaatacaatatagcaagtaaaacactggaatggtagatttgcagtggaagaatgtgcaaagtagagatagaaataatggggtgcaaaggagcaaaataaataaataaatacagtagggggagaggtagttgtttgggctaaattatagatgggctatgtacatgtgcagtaatctgtgagctgctctgacagctggtgcttaaagctagtgagggagataagtgtttccagtttcagagatttttgtagttcgttccagtcattggcagcggagaactgtaaggagaggcggccaaaggaagaattggttttgggggtgaccagagagatatacctgctggagcgcgtgctacaggtgggtgctgctatggtgaccagcgagctgagataaggggggactttacctagcagggtcttgtagatgacctgaagccagtgggtttggcgacgagtatgaagtgagggccagccaacgagagcgtacaggtcgcagtggtgggtagtatatggggctttggtgacaaaacggatggcactgtgatagactgcatccaatttattgagtagggtattggaggctattctgtaaatgacatcgccaaagtcgaggatcggtaggatggtcagttttacaagggtatgtttggcagcatgagtgaaggatgctttgttgcgaaataggaagccaattctagatttaactttggattggagatgtttgatgtgagtctggaaggagagtttacattctaaccagacacctaggtacttgtagttgcccacatattctaagtcagaaccgtccagagtagtgatgctggatgggcgggcaggtgcaggcagcgatcggttgaagagcatgcatttagttttacttgtatttaagagcaattggaggccacgtaaggagagttgtatggcattgaagctcatctatAACACCTGCAAGGTACAAGTACATCTATAACACCTTCAAGGTACAAGTACATCTATAACACCTTCAAGGTACAAGTACATCTATAACACCTGCAAGGTACACGTACATCTATAACACTGTGGTGTAAGTCTACATCTATAACACTGTGGTGTAAGTCTACATCTATAACACTGTGGTGTAAGTCTACATCTATAACAGCATGGTGTAAGTCTACATCTATAACACGTGGTGTAAGTCTACATCTATAACACTGTGGTGTAAGTCTACATCTATAACACTGTGGTGTAAGTCTACATCTATAACAGCATGGTGTAAGTCTACATCTATAACACTGTGGTGTAAGTCTACATCTATAACACTGTGGTGTAAGTCTACATCTATAACAGCATGGTGTAAGTCTACATCTATAACACTGTGGTGTAAGTCTACATCTATAACACTGTGGTGTAAGTCTACATCTATAACACTGTGGTGTAAGTCTACATCTATAACACTGTGGTGTAGGTCTACATCTATAACACTGTGGTGTAAGTCTACATCTATAACAGCATGGTGTAAGTCTACATCTATAACACTGTGGTGTAAGTCTACATCTATAACACGTGGTGTAAGTCTACATCTATAACACTGTGGTGTAAGTCTACATCTATAACACTGTGGTGTAGGTCTACATCTATAACACTGTGGTGTAAGTCTACATCTATAACACTGTGGTGTAAGTCTACATCTATAACAGCATGGTGTAAGTCTACATCTATAACACTGTGGTGTAAGTCTACATCTATAACAGCATGGTGTAAGTCTACATCTATAACACTGTGGTGTAAGTCTACATCTATAACACTGTGGTGTAAGTCTACATCTATAACACTGTGGTGTAAGTCTACATCTATAACACTGTGGTGTAGGTCTACATCTATAACACGTGGTGTAAGTCTACAGCTATAACAGCATGGTGTAAGTCTACATCTATAACAGCATGGTGTAAGTCTACATCTATAACAGCATGGTGTAAGTCTACATCTATAACAGCATGGTGTAAGTCTACATCTATAACACTGTGGTGTAAGTCTACATCTATAACACTGTGGTGTAAGTCTACATCTATAACACTGTGGTGTAAGTCTACATCTATAACACTGTGGTGTAAGTCTACATCTATAACAGCATGGTGTAAGTCTACATCTATAACAGCATGGTGTAAGTCTACATCTATAACACTGTGGTGTAAGTCTACATCTATAACACTGTGGTGTAAGTCTACATCTATAACACTGTGGTGTAAGTCTACATCTATAACACTGTGGTGTAAGTCTGTTGTACCTGCCAGCTGTAGAGCTTGTAGCGTAGCCCCAGCTGTCTGTAGTCAATGACCACGTTCCCTCTCATGTGTTTCTGAGCCGAGATACAGTCATTCAGAGCCTCCTCCAgcctgcagaacacacacacacacacacacacacacacacacacacacacacacacacacacacacacacacacacacacacacacacacacacacacacacacacacacacacacacacacaggaacaaagagagtgggagggagagggatgtcaGATTTAATGGCTGTCTTTTGTAATCTAAAACATGAATAGACAGCCATTTGCCTTCATATGTTAATCGATGTCTAAACGCTGTACATACACATTGACCTGTACATCCTGTTGTTAACTTTAATAAAGGAGAGAACAACATCAGTTGACAGAAGAGGAACCATAATGTTGTACAGTGATCTCTTTACCTGCTAGCCATTATGAGTGTTCCAGATCTTTGGAAAAAGCCAACTGCAAGTCGCTCATCCTTGGCTATGGTCTGGTCTAAAGCCTTCACAGGGCGACAGATAAATATTAGacgcactcacatacacacacaaagaaatCCTTTCAGAGATTGATCAGTCACTCTTGACAGCAGTCCTCCAGACTTACCTGGATGGCAGGCTCCAGCTGCCCTAGGGCAAGGTGAGCAGAGGCAGTCAGAAACAGAGTACGGGAGGTAGGTTCAGTGATCTGGTTCAGTTTAGACAGGGCTCCCTGCCAGTCTCTGGCATCCACTGCCTTCACTGCTTCATCCCACAACCGCAGCAGCTCCGTGTACAACATCGTCCTGTGATAGGAACAtttctttatatatatttattttaaagtTGTACCTCAAAAAAGTTAGGACAAGTGGGGATCGAAATAACTGTATACACATGGCACTTTTTAAGAGGCAATCTGGAATTTGTAAATACACTAAATAAGACTTTTAAATACATGATATATAGCCATTGTAGTTTATATAGTTCCTTTGTTGATTTTCAAATCCCAGATAGTCCCTTTAACCAATTACCTTGTCATGTCTGAGTGCAATGAAGAAAGGAACTAGATTACTATGAGAAAATGTAAGCCTACAGTGTAATAACTGGGGTGGTATCCTTTATGAATGAAACCACAACAAAGATCAACGTGTAGTTGCTCTTCATCATCCTCAGCAAACACAGCATGGAGATTTTAGACAGAGTGACTCTTAAAGAGGATCCAAGTCTTTAATCATattattttcatatattattAATTTTATCCAAGCCTTTCACAAATAATTAAATATCTACTCAAACAAATATTAATGATATGAAAAATAAACATCTCTACTTACAGGTGCTCCCACACTTAAAACATAAACAAAAGGAAAGAAGTTTGATGTTAGAGAGTCAGGGAGATTATGAAAGGTATGCCAGCTTAGCACCTTCAGTCCCGCTCAGTATGGCAACAGGGAAGTGAAGATAAGGGAAGGCTGCAAGCTGTGGGTGCAGTGAGGGAGTCACCACCCTGCACTACAAGGAAGTCCTCCTCCCTTGCATTTCTTATAAACAAGGCAGGGAATGCACCAGTGATAGGTCTCAAATGTCACCctacaccctatatagtgcattacttttgaccagagtcctatgggtaccctatacagtgcaatcggaaagtattcagaccccttgactttttccacattttgatatgttacagaattattcaaaaatgttttcaatttatttcccccctcaatctacacacaatatcccataatgacaaagcaaaaaacaggcttttagaaaaatttgacaaattcattaaaaaaaacaaatattaaatttacataagtattcagaccctttactcagtacattgttgaatcaccttttgcagcaattacagcctcgagtcttcttgggtatgacgctacaagcttgggacacctgtgtttgtggagtttctcctattcttctctgcagatcctcaagctctgtcagattggttgGAGGAGcgccgctgcacagctattttcaggtctctccagagatgtttgatcgggttcaagtccaggctctggctgggccactcaaggacattcggagacttgtcccgaagccactcctgcgttttctagtctgtgtgcttagggttgtcgtcctgttggaaggtgaacctttgccccagtctgaggtcctgagcgctctggagcaggttttcatcaaggatctctctgtacttcgcttcgttcatctttccctcgatcctgactagtctcccagtacctgccgctgaaaaacatccccacagcatgacgctgccaccaccatacttcactgtagagatggtgccaggtttccctcagacgtgacgcttgacattcaggccaaagagatcaatcttggtttcatcagaccagagaatcttgtttctcacagtctgagagtcctttaggtgccttttggcaaactccaagcaggctgtcatgtgccttttacttaggagtggattccgtctggccactcaaccataaagacctgat is part of the Salvelinus namaycush isolate Seneca chromosome 18, SaNama_1.0, whole genome shotgun sequence genome and harbors:
- the LOC120062941 gene encoding neutrophil cytosol factor 2-like: MLYTELLRLWDEAVKAVDARDWQGALSKLNQITEPTSRTLFLTASAHLALGQLEPAIQALDQTIAKDERLAVGFFQRSGTLIMASRLEEALNDCISAQKHMRGNVVIDYRQLGLRYKLYSWQVLYNAAAVHSRLNQLDKARDILLSASQEKGGGGRGLEVALHSISKGEVLPVLLVPEGEVFRPRKQDVEQLGQRDFLGKPMKPGYYEPKVDRVKDSRYMRLRNPYMSQAPGQLTVPGGAIVFLFSDADRDGLAMVIHDGQKGLVPMTLLDPVDVNKSKGRNKNKSIPSGIPLPPGLKPPTRPQSQLSHEEPPQERPDREASPPSYLPTTSTPPPRYPSTVDSPTELTEDPLANRTFLYQMVALYDYAAEGPEDLEFSEGDTIDILGEVNEEWLEGHCAGNIGIFPSLFAYREGEAPSTIDRMTMLLSNKE